GATGTTCCCATTGTAATATAATAATAGATCGGTTAGATATCTTAAGACTTAAGTGAAGACGGCACATTAAACAAATAGTTTAGAGAATGATTAATAGTGATATTTACTACAAGACATGATTCTTAAAAGTATCTTTTATTCATGCATTGAAAagttaatttttggttcagcagaTCCTTTCTCTACTTATTTCAACAGCTGGGGCAGTCATGTCTGTCAAAAACTTCAATAATTCCTTCAACAATCATCACCAAAGACTAGGGTTAGCTTTATATGGTATCATATGGTTACAAGCCTTGACTGGGGTTCTTCGCCCATGCAGGTAAGCGACCATATCTCCCTTCTATTTCGGGAATTTCATGACATTCTAACACATATTGTGCATAAAACATTCACTGCAGGGGATCCAAGGGAAGAAGTGGATGGTTTTTTGCACATTGGTTACTGGGAACTGCAATTTCCATTTTAGGTATAATCAACATTTACACTGGATTGAGGGTGTATCATGAAAAGACATCAAGAAGCATAAAGCCTTGGACCATAGTTTTGACTGCAGAAATCTCTTTGATTGCTTTCGTTTACTTGTTTCAAGACAAATGGTTGTATATTCAAAAGCAAGGACTTATTTTGGGAGATGAATCAGTAACACCTAAACAACAAGATAGTTCATCCACTGAGAAGCAAAAGGAATCAAGTAGTGAGAAATgttgaagaaaataaaacattttaatctGTGAGTTAATTACTAACAACTGAGTATTTTTCGtccattctttttccttttacgATAATCTTATACACAAGACACATTATTGGTTGGCTTATTTGATGATATTTGTTGGATATTTATGAAAGAAGGTATTGAGACagaaagcaaaaaaaataaagaatgaaCTTTAATTTCATTAACTGGCATTTTTATTCACTGATTTTAGTCTAATCAGTAACCAAAACATCTTGTCAATATTTTATTGTTTCAAATCAAGTTGGCAACTTACAGATTAAAGATTTCGCATGCATAAGCTTGCTTAACATAGCTTGTAGCTTTGGTGACTTCGCATCTTTAATGAGCTCGCATTATTGATGAACTTATAGTTTTTTGTGAGCTCACACATTTGAGTTCACAATTTTGGTGAGCTTGCAGTCTTATGAGTTCGCACGTTTGACAAGCTTGTAGTCTTGGTGAGctcgcagatataaattcacagtTTTGGTGATCTCTTAGTCTTAATAAGCTCGTAGTCTTAATAAGCTCACAATTTTATAGAACTTGTAATTGTGCAAATTGAATTCACTAATGCATAGATGGCCACCTTGCAACAACTTtgctattacttttttttttcatccttGTTACCCagaattcattttcattttcttaatttatgTTACTTATTCAAGGCATATTTAAGTATTGACGAATAACAAAGACCAAGCTCAACTTGTCAAACTTCGATGGAGACTCCTTCAAAACAAGCATTCTCTATGACTCTCATTCTTAAAGCTAAATATCTTCACGGAAGATCACCCCTACGAGGGCCTCAACTTGGGTCCTTCTTTGATTGCTTCAATCGTTCCCTATCAAACAAACTCAGGTTTGTTGATCATACTAGGATTATCCAAGTCAAATGGCAACCTCATGATGATGGTTGATACAAACTCAACTGTGATCAGAAGCCGGCCGGGGTTTGCATATGTGACCATGAAGGCAATTGGATTGCCTGTTCTCATAGAATGCTTGGGCTTTCTTCTAATATGGTTGAGCATTGTGGGGTTTGCGTGATGATCTTTAACTTGCTATTAAGTTGAATATTTCCCCCATTAATATGATcagtttattaaaaaataattcttcTAAAAGTCCCTTGCTTGATCCCTTAATTAATGATTGTAGGACTTTCTTGACAATCTTTTAGAATAGACGACTTCTGCGTGAAGGAAATTGTTTCGCGTATACTTTTGCCAAGAATCCTAACTGCTCCGAGGGACTTACAAATGATTAtgtattggaacccacccattgtttgaaaagtcaaaaaaggTGGGCACcaaaagtagaaagtaaaattggttggcaagttgggttaaaagttggcatgggataattgcaattttggtccctaattgtatagggacattgcaagttgatccttgaacctcaactataaataggcctaaccatttc
The Gossypium hirsutum isolate 1008001.06 chromosome A07, Gossypium_hirsutum_v2.1, whole genome shotgun sequence genome window above contains:
- the LOC107955697 gene encoding cytochrome b561 domain-containing protein At2g30890; its protein translation is MQVLVGKLFPFTMFICLMNIIVLPLVSSSSQQHVKSIDSIADKKDSIHKVSHKLMFEIRLHGFLLWASMGFLMPVGILAIRMSNRQECGTRLKILFYVHVVSQILSLLISTAGAVMSVKNFNNSFNNHHQRLGLALYGIIWLQALTGVLRPCRGSKGRSGWFFAHWLLGTAISILGIINIYTGLRVYHEKTSRSIKPWTIVLTAEISLIAFVYLFQDKWLYIQKQGLILGDESVTPKQQDSSSTEKQKESSSEKC